From the genome of candidate division WOR-3 bacterium, one region includes:
- a CDS encoding TlpA family protein disulfide reductase has translation MRSALLLSFFVFLITGVLNCSSSQGSNTNNTETTSSEVENPQFFTISSFTNSDMKTGSNFPQMTWLSEGEEVSLTSLGANAYIIDFWATWCGPCRVEIPHLISLQDDYGDEGLVVIGISVDENANVLPAFITSNKIDYITLHTTNNDFISMVLSPGGGAIPQTYVLDSTGKIVKSFVGFSPSMKGEIEAAVESALQ, from the coding sequence TTGAGAAGCGCTTTATTGCTATCTTTTTTTGTGTTTTTGATAACGGGAGTTTTGAACTGCAGCTCATCGCAGGGCTCCAACACAAACAATACTGAAACAACTTCATCAGAAGTGGAAAACCCTCAGTTTTTCACCATTTCTTCCTTTACAAACTCAGATATGAAGACTGGCAGCAATTTTCCTCAGATGACTTGGCTGTCGGAAGGTGAAGAAGTTTCCCTGACTTCTTTGGGTGCAAACGCTTATATCATAGATTTCTGGGCGACATGGTGCGGTCCCTGCAGAGTTGAAATTCCTCATTTGATAAGTTTACAAGATGATTATGGAGACGAAGGTTTAGTCGTAATTGGAATAAGCGTCGACGAAAACGCAAATGTTTTGCCGGCTTTCATCACCTCGAACAAGATTGACTACATTACTCTCCACACGACAAACAACGACTTCATATCTATGGTCCTGTCCCCCGGCGGAGGCGCTATTCCACAAACTTACGTATTGGATTCTACAGGAAAAATCGTCAAGTCTTTCGTCGGTTTTTCACCGAGTATGAAAGGGGAAATCGAAGCCGCTGTTGAAAGCGCTTTGCAGTAA
- the deoC gene encoding deoxyribose-phosphate aldolase, producing the protein MLSKSQINLIINNCKKIPEIDSTCDLRPYIEHTCLGSETTEEKIVKTAKEALENKFHGICVPPSKLSFAKNLIEGSDLKLVTVISFPLGYSTTIIKTAEASNAIDCGADEIDMVIDIGSALEGNYNRIQREISAVASVLRENTPLKAIIETALMNQEQIITLCYLAALSGASFVKTSTGFSSRGASVEDVLLLKSTSDFVQENYGLKLGIKASGGIKEKIQAQKLIAAGADRIGSSKSLHLL; encoded by the coding sequence ATGCTGTCAAAAAGTCAAATCAATCTGATAATCAACAATTGCAAAAAAATCCCTGAAATTGATAGCACCTGCGACCTTAGACCATATATCGAACACACATGCCTAGGGTCTGAAACCACCGAAGAAAAGATCGTCAAAACCGCTAAAGAAGCTCTCGAAAACAAATTCCACGGAATTTGCGTCCCACCTTCAAAACTTTCTTTTGCCAAAAATCTTATTGAAGGTTCTGATTTAAAACTGGTAACAGTGATATCTTTTCCGCTGGGGTATTCAACAACGATAATCAAAACAGCTGAAGCTTCCAACGCGATAGACTGCGGAGCTGACGAGATAGATATGGTAATTGACATCGGCAGTGCACTCGAGGGAAATTACAATAGAATCCAAAGAGAAATCAGCGCTGTGGCTTCTGTTTTAAGGGAAAATACACCTTTAAAAGCAATAATCGAAACAGCTCTGATGAACCAAGAGCAAATCATTACCTTGTGTTATCTCGCAGCATTAAGCGGAGCTTCTTTCGTCAAGACATCGACGGGTTTTTCATCCCGAGGAGCTTCAGTGGAGGATGTCTTACTTCTAAAATCGACTTCCGATTTCGTTCAAGAAAATTATGGACTAAAACTTGGAATCAAAGCTTCCGGTGGAATAAAGGAGAAAATTCAAGCTCAGAAACTCATTGCCGCAGGAGCCGACAGGATAGGCTCTTCAAAATCCTTGCATCTGTTATAA
- a CDS encoding YifB family Mg chelatase-like AAA ATPase: MYSVIFSSVVNGIEGSLVKVEVNLLKGIPSFAIVGLPDSSVKESKDRVQSAVYNSGIEFPVKKITVNLAPADVRKEGASFDLPIAVTIILASKGMKKLSDDAAVIGELALDGSCRPVSGVLPMVAGLKENGVKKVILPRGNESEACLIKGLKIFPVETLRQTIEVILNDFEKGSKRCDEIEAVDRTSHSEFDFSEIKGQSFARRAFEISAAGGHNILLVGPPGAGKTMLARRYPSIMPDLTEEEMLETSLIWSAAGLLSREKPYIERRPFRSPHHTASHVAIVGGGSEPKPGEVSLAHNGVLFLDEFPEFSKKSIESLRQPIEDGFVTISRIKGSVVFPSRFVLLAAMNPCPCGFRGDRFRHCNCSIGEVRKYLGKLSGPILDRIDIHVEVPSLSFEEIVWSKSSESSRDIRKRVAKARLAQWQRFREEDKIFNNSQMPGSKISKYCLLKEKSEDFLKGALNRSTLTARSYDKILRVSRTIADLESSDTIAREHVAEALSYMQVDKIEFL, encoded by the coding sequence ATGTATTCTGTAATTTTCAGTTCTGTTGTAAATGGAATTGAAGGTTCACTGGTCAAAGTCGAAGTGAACTTGCTAAAAGGGATTCCTTCATTCGCTATCGTAGGCCTTCCGGATTCATCTGTCAAAGAGAGCAAAGACAGGGTTCAATCTGCCGTATACAACTCGGGTATAGAATTTCCCGTTAAAAAGATAACAGTTAATTTGGCTCCGGCAGACGTGAGAAAGGAAGGCGCTTCATTCGATCTTCCAATCGCGGTCACTATCATTCTTGCCTCGAAAGGCATGAAAAAGCTGTCGGATGACGCAGCGGTGATAGGAGAATTGGCTCTTGACGGCTCATGCAGACCGGTAAGCGGTGTTCTGCCAATGGTAGCCGGATTGAAAGAAAATGGCGTTAAAAAGGTTATTTTGCCCCGGGGTAACGAATCGGAAGCTTGTCTTATAAAAGGTTTAAAGATATTTCCTGTGGAAACTCTCCGCCAGACCATTGAAGTGATACTTAATGATTTCGAGAAAGGCTCTAAAAGGTGCGATGAAATTGAAGCTGTTGATAGAACCAGCCATTCTGAATTCGATTTCAGCGAAATAAAAGGACAGTCTTTCGCCAGGAGAGCTTTTGAAATATCAGCTGCTGGAGGGCATAACATACTGCTGGTTGGTCCGCCAGGAGCCGGAAAGACTATGCTGGCAAGGAGATATCCTTCGATTATGCCTGATTTGACAGAAGAGGAGATGTTGGAGACGTCTTTGATTTGGTCAGCGGCAGGTCTGCTTTCAAGAGAAAAACCCTACATAGAAAGGAGACCGTTTCGATCTCCGCACCACACCGCTTCACACGTGGCAATAGTAGGAGGAGGAAGCGAGCCCAAGCCTGGAGAAGTCAGCCTTGCACACAACGGAGTTCTATTCCTTGACGAATTTCCGGAATTTTCAAAAAAATCAATAGAATCTCTTAGACAGCCTATAGAGGACGGTTTTGTGACCATTTCTAGAATAAAAGGATCGGTTGTTTTTCCTTCGAGATTTGTCCTGTTAGCCGCCATGAACCCTTGTCCATGCGGTTTCAGAGGCGACAGATTCCGTCATTGCAATTGTTCTATCGGAGAGGTGAGAAAATACCTGGGAAAGCTTTCAGGTCCCATTCTTGACAGAATCGATATTCACGTTGAAGTCCCGTCTCTGTCTTTTGAAGAAATTGTCTGGTCGAAATCTTCCGAATCTTCCAGGGACATAAGAAAAAGAGTCGCCAAAGCGCGTCTTGCACAATGGCAAAGGTTTCGTGAAGAAGACAAGATTTTCAATAATTCGCAGATGCCAGGTTCAAAAATTTCAAAATATTGCCTTCTAAAAGAGAAATCCGAAGACTTCTTGAAAGGAGCTTTGAACAGATCTACTCTAACAGCGAGATCTTATGACAAAATACTGAGAGTTTCCAGAACCATAGCAGATTTGGAATCAAGCGATACAATAGCGAGGGAACATGTAGCCGAAGCTCTGAGTTATATGCAAGTGGACAAAATTGAGTTTTTATGA
- a CDS encoding zinc-ribbon domain-containing protein: protein MIIECPRCKTRYSIKDSEIPNGGGPVECIECGNIFTIFIEPLSLIMNKVTREESESEFQRLSHRQPSKPETYQREGDFFGKKTAQPKKTNTIFDDTEMFRSELESNVKQTKNEFSSFGDDFNINKPVTKPERTTPLKSNDSFDFEGFTSKPKISFDDSLSMQSSPSLDRPKTEQRFQEDFAIKKSKDFAQPSSSLEEFFNIPKTPEDKLKNLANRVVNELKMYYPQESDEAATTGKIPVNLLNEIKKALQFYRQEAIKDTSWETAVVYFRDAINTIIGKNKILFR, encoded by the coding sequence ATGATAATTGAATGCCCGAGATGCAAAACCAGATATTCTATCAAAGATTCCGAAATTCCGAACGGAGGGGGTCCGGTTGAGTGCATAGAATGCGGTAATATTTTTACGATTTTCATCGAACCATTGTCTTTGATTATGAATAAAGTCACCCGGGAAGAGTCGGAATCTGAATTTCAGAGATTATCCCACAGACAGCCTTCAAAACCTGAAACCTACCAGAGAGAAGGTGACTTTTTTGGAAAGAAAACAGCTCAGCCGAAAAAAACCAACACAATCTTTGACGACACAGAAATGTTCAGATCTGAATTGGAATCAAACGTCAAGCAGACTAAGAACGAGTTTTCAAGTTTTGGGGACGATTTCAACATAAATAAGCCTGTGACGAAACCCGAGAGAACAACCCCTTTAAAGTCGAACGATTCTTTTGATTTCGAAGGATTCACTTCAAAACCTAAAATTTCTTTTGATGATTCTTTATCAATGCAATCCTCACCTTCCTTGGATCGTCCAAAAACAGAGCAGAGATTCCAAGAGGATTTTGCGATAAAAAAATCGAAAGATTTCGCCCAACCTTCTTCTTCTCTTGAAGAATTTTTCAACATTCCCAAAACTCCCGAAGACAAGTTAAAGAATCTCGCTAACAGGGTGGTAAACGAGCTTAAAATGTATTATCCTCAGGAATCCGACGAAGCCGCTACGACGGGAAAAATTCCGGTTAATTTGCTCAATGAGATCAAAAAAGCTTTACAGTTTTACAGGCAAGAAGCCATTAAAGACACCAGCTGGGAAACAGCCGTTGTTTATTTTCGTGACGCCATAAACACGATTATCGGTAAAAACAAAATTCTTTTCAGGTAG